Genomic window (Cyanobacteriota bacterium):
GACACCGGGTCGTCTGGCGCAAAGATGCAGACCCCTACCGCGTGAAGTTAGTCAAGTCTACCCAACGGCAGCGGAGCAACGATCGAGCAGGTCACAAGGCTCTTTGACCAGAACCACTCAACCCCAACAACCACCTGTAACCCTTCGTGCCTTTATGACTGCATAGGATGGGAACCCTAGAAAACCAACATCAAATTAAACTACTGCAAACAGCTACTATTGATGCATGGGATGGGACAGATGCAAGTGCGCGAGCGTTGTTAGCGATCGTCCATGGATTAAAACAACTCCAACAGCAAGCAGCTAGTCTAGGAGGAAAGGCAATTGACCACACCTAGTCACCAGATAGACAAAATCTTTAAATCATTGGAGTCTGCTGGTTTCCCGCGCAGTCTGCAAAATCTGCTGCTGCCTGAGTGGGTAGCGCCAGATGTGCTGTCAGATGCCGCAGTTTCATCTGAGATTGCTGCAATTCTTGCCAAGCGGCTAGGGCTTCGAGCAAGTTCAGTACACTCAACTACGAATTTGGACGGGCATTACGAGATAGGTCATTTTTACAGCACCAAGCGGGGTCAAAATGACGGGACTGGTGGCAGTGTTGAGTTGAAGTTGCACTTCAGTGGCATCGATCGCCCTTAAGCCTTCCATTAGATACTTGACGTTAAAGGCAATATCCAAGTTATCCCCAGAAATTTGGGCAGGCAGTTGCTCTCGTCCCATCCCCACATCCTGGGCATCTACCGACAGTGCTACCTCTTGGGCAGTGGCATTAATACTGAGTTTAACCACATTGTTGCGGGCATCGGCTAACACTGAGATACGTTCCAAGGCAGCAAGAAACAACCGGCGCTCTAGGGTAACTTGCCGTTGAAACTGACGAGGAATCAATTGCCGATAGTTAGGATACTGTCCATCTAGCAATCGACTAGTGAGGCGCTGTGCACCCCATTCAAACACAGCTTGGCTAACATCAACCTGCACAGAAATCGTAGGGGTTTGGGCGATCGCCAGCATTCGCTCTAGTTCCCGTAGGGTTTTGGCAGGAATGGTTACCTCCAGCCCTGTATCATCGGCAACTCCCACTTGCTCATCACGGCTTGTTTCCACCACTGCCAATCGGTGACCATCCGTGGCCGCAAACTCCAGAGCATCCTGCCGTAATGACAGATGCACCCCCGTCAAAATCTGTTTAGTTTCCTCAGTACTGCTAGCGAACAGGGTTCCCTGCAAACCTTCAATCAATCCGGCAACTGGTAAGACCGTG
Coding sequences:
- the dnaN gene encoding DNA polymerase III subunit beta; the protein is MKFLCSQSEFNSHLSLVNRAVSSKPRLPILANVLVVADEQANQINLTGFDESLGIRTSFSAQVDDGGEITLPARLLSEIVSRLPAGDLVLEVSETEGSSLLATLTSLSGQYQVRAMGADEFPELPEVSDGTVTVLPVAGLIEGLQGTLFASSTEETKQILTGVHLSLRQDALEFAATDGHRLAVVETSRDEQVGVADDTGLEVTIPAKTLRELERMLAIAQTPTISVQVDVSQAVFEWGAQRLTSRLLDGQYPNYRQLIPRQFQRQVTLERRLFLAALERISVLADARNNVVKLSINATAQEVALSVDAQDVGMGREQLPAQISGDNLDIAFNVKYLMEGLRAIDATEVQLQLNTATSPVILTPLGAVKMTYLVMPVQIRS